A single Cottoperca gobio chromosome 7, fCotGob3.1, whole genome shotgun sequence DNA region contains:
- the angptl7 gene encoding angiopoietin-related protein 7, with translation MAKVNLSVVVFGLTLLLLAETWAQNPRKRLAPPKPPKAQCCDEVRSLKVQVANLTSLLEEMSRKQETDLMSVVRQVMELDKQNRQQEARVTEAESKYSEINNRVEIMQLQTLQSATQTSSDATYDCASLYSKNYKISGEYKLPKDEFLGTPELSVFCDMDTNGGGWTLIQRRKVGLTSFNRDWKQYKSGFGSIRGDFWLGNDHIFRLTRQPSVLRIEMEDWEGQTRYADYGFFTVSNELNSYKLFLANYSGNAGDSLRYHNNTNFSTMSKDNDKCVDDCASLRKGGYWYNCCTDSNLNGVFYRYGQHITKNPDGINWYGWHGSNYSLKKVEMKVRPVDFQP, from the exons ATGGCAAAAGTGAATTTGAGCGTAGTGGTTTTTGGGCTCACACTGCTCCTGTTGGCAGAGACATGGGCCCAGAATCCCAGGAAGAGACTGGCACCTCCGAAGCCTCCCAAGGCTCAGTGCTGCGATGAGGTGCGCTCTCTCAAGGTCCAGGTGGCCAATCTGACCAGTCTCCTCGAGGAGATGAGTCGCAAGCAGGAGACCGACTTGATGAGCGTTGTGAGGCAAGTAATGGAGCTGGACAAGCAGAACCGGCAGCAAGAAGCCAGGGTCACGGAGGCAGAGAGCAAGTACTCAGAGATCAACAACCGTGTGGAGATCATGCAGCTCCAAACCCTGCAGTCTGCCACTCAGACTTCATCAG atgCCACATATGACTGCGCATCCCTGTACAGCAAGAACTACAAGATCTCTGGAGAGTACAAACTGCCTAAAGATGAGTTTCTGGGTACACCTGAGCTGAGC GTCTTCTGTGATATGGATACAAATGGAGGTGGTTGGACTCTGATCCAAAGGCGCAAAGTCGGCCTGACATCATTCAACCGTGACTGGAAGCAGTATAAAAGTGGATTTGGATCCATCCGCGGAGACTTCTGGCTAGGCAATGACCACATCTTCCGTCTAACAAGGCAGCCCAGTGTGCTCAGGATTGAGATGGAG GACTGGGAAGGACAGACACGCTATGCTGACTATGGCTTTTTCACTGTGAGTAATGAGCTCAACAGCTACAAGCTCTTCCTTGCCAACTACAGTGGGAACGCTGGAGACTCCCTGCGCTACCACAACAACACCAACTTCAGCACCATGAGCAAGGACAATGACAAATGTGTGGATGACTGTGCTTCCCTGCGCAAAG GTGGTTACTGGTACAACTGCTGCACTGACTCAAACTTGAATGGAGTTTTTTACCGCTACGGTCAGCACATAACAAAGAACCCAGATGGGATCAATTGGTACGGCTGGCATGGGTCCAACTACTCCCTCAAGAAAGTGGAGATGAAGGTCCGGCCAGTGGATTTTCAACCATAA